A section of the Dermacoccus nishinomiyaensis genome encodes:
- a CDS encoding cobyrinate a,c-diamide synthase — translation MVTRLPRVVLAAPASGQGKTTVSVGVMAALAARGLQVAPAKVGPDFIDPGYHALATGRVGRNLDPWLVGPERVAPMLVHGAMTPAPADVAVIEGVMGLFDGRLGTEGFASSAHVATLTHSPVVLVVDISSSSRSVAASIHGLRTFDPQLDVAGVVLNKAGSERHAGEVRRACERIGVPVLGVLPRDAGVSVPSRHLGLVPADERDAARATLDRLAERTAAHIDLDALLEIASGAPDLADEPWSPAPMSAAPTTAGRDAPVVAVAGGRAFTFRYAETLEMMRARGLEPVVFDPVRDRALPAGTRALYLGGGFPEVHARSLAANTSLLAQLRDAVTSGLPTVAECAGMLYLLEAVDGHRFSGVLPATAAMSPRLTLGYREAEAPVDTLLADAGTRVRGHEFHRTLTTPAAGDGEGGGHAAWLLDAGADGFSAAHGSGSEPTVHASYLHTHWAGHPELADRFAAATHRAAGLGLVATTLPSLPRPRVDARVDAALPGGATPGDEHHGDAEVGDGLVDFAVNVRASTPPANLRHALRGVLDEAAHYPDARTATDAVAAHHRLAREQVLLTNGAAEAFTLIARALAPRAPVVVHPQFSEPDAALRRAGCPARAHVLHVRSGAHLGDADVAALDGADLVVLGNPTNPTGVLHPRAQLEKLRGSGRVLVVDEAFMDLVPGESESLIGGDMTGVLVVRSLTKTWSIAGVRAGHVVGDAALIATLRAQQPHWSVNSLALEATRYAMTAPAARQVAEWAEETSQWREHLDRGLRSRGVPVLASAAPFVLARVGAGAHAAWRDAGFATRRADTFPGLDGSWVRLAVRDPLTTDALLTAFDAFRQSGEAAS, via the coding sequence ATGGTGACGCGACTGCCGCGCGTCGTGCTCGCCGCGCCGGCGTCCGGGCAGGGCAAGACGACGGTGAGCGTCGGCGTCATGGCCGCCCTCGCCGCGCGCGGCCTGCAGGTGGCGCCCGCGAAGGTCGGCCCCGACTTCATCGACCCCGGCTACCACGCGCTCGCGACAGGACGCGTCGGGCGCAACCTCGACCCGTGGCTCGTCGGCCCCGAACGCGTCGCACCGATGCTCGTGCACGGCGCGATGACGCCGGCGCCCGCCGACGTCGCCGTCATCGAGGGCGTCATGGGGCTGTTCGACGGGCGCCTCGGCACGGAGGGGTTCGCCTCGAGCGCGCACGTCGCGACGCTGACGCACTCCCCCGTCGTCCTCGTCGTCGACATCAGCTCCTCGTCGCGTTCGGTCGCCGCGAGCATCCACGGGTTGCGCACGTTCGACCCGCAGCTCGACGTCGCGGGCGTCGTGCTCAACAAGGCCGGCTCCGAACGTCACGCAGGCGAGGTGCGGCGCGCGTGCGAACGCATCGGCGTGCCGGTGCTCGGTGTGCTGCCGCGTGACGCGGGGGTGAGCGTCCCGTCACGGCATCTGGGACTCGTCCCGGCCGACGAACGGGACGCCGCACGCGCGACACTCGACCGACTGGCCGAACGCACCGCCGCTCACATCGACCTTGATGCGCTGCTCGAGATCGCCTCGGGCGCACCCGATCTCGCTGACGAACCGTGGTCGCCCGCACCCATGTCTGCGGCGCCGACGACGGCCGGGCGGGACGCCCCCGTCGTCGCCGTCGCTGGGGGTCGTGCCTTCACGTTCCGTTACGCCGAGACGCTCGAGATGATGCGCGCGCGAGGTCTCGAACCCGTCGTGTTCGACCCCGTCCGTGATCGCGCACTGCCCGCCGGCACCCGCGCGCTCTACCTCGGCGGCGGCTTCCCCGAAGTGCACGCGCGCTCGTTGGCGGCCAACACGAGCCTGCTGGCCCAGCTGCGCGACGCCGTGACGTCGGGGCTGCCGACCGTGGCCGAGTGCGCCGGGATGCTCTATCTCCTCGAGGCCGTCGACGGTCACCGCTTCTCCGGGGTACTGCCCGCGACGGCGGCGATGTCACCACGGCTGACGCTGGGCTACCGCGAGGCCGAAGCACCCGTCGACACGCTTCTCGCCGACGCGGGCACGCGGGTGCGCGGCCACGAGTTCCACCGCACGCTGACGACGCCGGCCGCCGGTGACGGCGAAGGTGGGGGCCACGCGGCCTGGCTGCTCGACGCGGGTGCCGACGGCTTCTCCGCCGCCCACGGCTCCGGCAGCGAGCCGACCGTCCACGCCTCGTACCTGCACACGCACTGGGCGGGGCACCCCGAGCTCGCAGACCGTTTCGCCGCCGCCACGCATCGCGCGGCGGGCCTGGGCCTCGTCGCGACGACGCTGCCGAGCCTGCCCCGCCCGCGTGTCGACGCGCGAGTGGACGCGGCGCTGCCGGGCGGTGCGACGCCCGGCGACGAGCATCACGGTGACGCCGAGGTCGGTGACGGGCTCGTCGACTTCGCCGTGAACGTCCGTGCGAGCACGCCCCCGGCGAACCTGCGGCACGCCCTGCGCGGCGTGCTCGACGAGGCGGCCCACTACCCCGATGCACGCACCGCCACCGACGCGGTCGCCGCGCACCATCGGCTGGCGCGTGAGCAGGTGCTCCTCACGAACGGAGCAGCCGAGGCGTTCACGCTCATCGCGCGGGCGCTGGCGCCGCGCGCACCCGTCGTCGTCCACCCGCAGTTCAGCGAGCCCGACGCCGCGCTGCGCCGCGCCGGGTGCCCGGCCCGGGCGCACGTGCTCCACGTCCGCTCCGGTGCTCACCTCGGGGACGCTGACGTCGCGGCGCTCGACGGCGCCGATCTCGTCGTCCTCGGCAACCCGACGAACCCGACGGGCGTGCTCCACCCGCGCGCGCAGCTCGAGAAGCTGCGCGGTTCCGGACGCGTGCTCGTCGTCGACGAGGCGTTCATGGATCTCGTGCCCGGTGAGAGCGAGAGCCTCATCGGTGGCGACATGACCGGGGTGCTCGTCGTGCGATCGCTGACGAAGACGTGGTCGATCGCCGGGGTGCGCGCCGGCCATGTCGTCGGCGACGCGGCCCTCATCGCGACGCTGCGCGCGCAGCAGCCGCATTGGTCGGTGAACTCACTCGCCCTCGAGGCGACGCGGTACGCGATGACGGCCCCCGCCGCGCGTCAGGTCGCCGAGTGGGCCGAGGAGACGAGCCAGTGGCGCGAGCATCTCGACCGCGGCCTGCGTTCACGCGGCGTGCCGGTGCTGGCGTCGGCCGCCCCGTTCGTACTCGCGCGCGTCGGAGCGGGCGCGCACGCCGCGTGGCGGGACGCCGGGTTCGCGACACGCCGCGCCGACACTTTTCCCGGCCTCGACGGCTCGTGGGTGCGCCTCGCCGTCCGAGACCCGCTGACGACGGATGCCCTCCTCACCGCGTTCGACGCGTTCCGCCAGAGCGGGGAGGCCGCATCGTGA
- the cobO gene encoding cob(I)yrinic acid a,c-diamide adenosyltransferase, translating into MPQGETTVTPDDGLTTRQRRNRPVVAIHYGAGKGKSTAAFGLALRGWNQGWSIGVFQFVKSAKWKIGEQEALMALGEVHERTGRGGPVEWHKMGSGWSWSRKGGTEADHAADALEGWREIKRRLAAETHQMYVLDEFTYPIKWGWIDGEEVARTLAERPGNQHVIITGRDPHPALLEVADIATEMTKVKHPFDTGQKGQRGIEW; encoded by the coding sequence ATGCCCCAGGGAGAAACGACCGTCACCCCGGACGACGGCCTGACGACGCGTCAGCGCCGCAACCGACCCGTCGTCGCCATCCACTACGGCGCGGGCAAGGGCAAGTCGACAGCGGCGTTCGGGCTGGCACTGCGCGGCTGGAACCAGGGGTGGTCGATCGGCGTGTTCCAATTCGTCAAGTCCGCGAAGTGGAAGATCGGCGAGCAGGAGGCGCTCATGGCGCTCGGCGAGGTGCATGAGCGCACCGGCCGGGGCGGGCCCGTCGAGTGGCACAAGATGGGTTCGGGCTGGTCGTGGTCGCGCAAGGGCGGCACCGAGGCCGACCACGCCGCGGACGCGCTCGAGGGCTGGCGCGAGATCAAGCGTCGCCTCGCGGCGGAGACGCACCAGATGTACGTGCTCGACGAGTTCACCTACCCGATCAAGTGGGGCTGGATCGACGGCGAGGAGGTCGCGCGCACCCTGGCGGAGCGACCCGGCAATCAGCACGTCATCATCACCGGGCGCGACCCGCACCCGGCGCTGCTCGAGGTGGCCGACATCGCCACCGAGATGACGAAGGTCAAACACCCCTTCGACACCGGCCAGAAGGGCCAGCGAGGTATCGAATGGTGA
- a CDS encoding VWA domain-containing protein produces the protein MPRFPFTAVVGADDLSTALVLTAISPAIGGVLVRGEKGTAKSTIVRGLVGVLPRVDVVAGCRFSCDPAEPAPDCPDGPHPIGADAAVTAERRPTRLVELPVGASDDRVTGSMDLAQALGAGRTEFHPGLLAQAHRGLLYVDEVNLLADHLVDLLLDASAMGRNTVERDGMSVTHPARFVLVGTMNPEEGELRPQLLDRFGLSVDVNASRDPDERAEVVRRRLAFDADPDAFSARYAAAEAELGARIVRAQEALDGVDLSAWALRTIARVCAGFDVDGMRADIVIARAARAHAAWCERDRVTREDIRIAARFALSHRRRRGPFDPPGLDEELLDRLLDEEPEPPTDPECPDDPQPPSGGSDDDPNGEPGDGDDAPDNDDDGPPPAGSQQPPASSDRATESSSDSVDPQHDSPSDAEESSQEQPSSEQRTGAAAAVGTASAGTPYRPRRFEVRGVGRGEAGRRSAAETTRGRVIGVSPTTTGRVHVTATITSAASRRTAGTRGRLDIAAHDVRHARLRGRESNLVLFCVDASGSMAARKRMDEVKTAVLSLLLDAYERRDKVGLVAFNGADAHVLLAPTSSVDRAAAALTQLPHGGRTPLAEGLTLAASTLERERRRDPRRRALVVVVTDGRATSGPDALACAQRTASAWPGLGVDTVVVDCESGRFRMRLAADLAHRMGATHVPLENVSASGLVDAVAAARAPHGKAA, from the coding sequence ATGCCCCGTTTTCCCTTCACCGCCGTCGTCGGCGCCGACGACCTGTCCACCGCCCTCGTCCTGACGGCCATCTCCCCCGCTATCGGCGGCGTTCTCGTCCGGGGTGAGAAGGGCACCGCGAAGTCCACGATCGTGCGTGGTCTCGTCGGCGTCCTGCCGCGGGTGGACGTCGTCGCCGGGTGCCGCTTCTCGTGCGACCCCGCCGAGCCCGCGCCGGACTGCCCGGACGGCCCGCACCCGATCGGCGCTGACGCGGCCGTCACCGCTGAGCGACGCCCGACGCGCCTCGTCGAACTTCCTGTCGGTGCGAGCGACGACCGCGTCACCGGCTCGATGGACCTCGCGCAGGCCCTCGGCGCCGGCCGCACCGAGTTCCACCCCGGTCTGCTCGCGCAGGCGCACCGCGGGCTGCTGTACGTCGACGAGGTCAATCTGCTCGCCGACCACCTCGTCGACCTGCTGCTCGACGCCTCGGCGATGGGTCGCAACACCGTCGAACGTGACGGCATGTCGGTGACGCACCCGGCCCGCTTCGTGCTCGTCGGGACGATGAACCCCGAGGAAGGCGAGCTGCGCCCGCAGCTGCTCGACCGCTTCGGGCTGTCGGTCGATGTCAATGCCTCCCGCGACCCCGACGAGCGGGCCGAGGTCGTGCGTCGACGTCTCGCCTTCGATGCCGACCCAGACGCGTTCTCTGCCCGCTACGCGGCAGCCGAGGCCGAGCTCGGGGCACGCATCGTCCGGGCGCAGGAGGCCCTCGACGGCGTCGACCTGAGCGCGTGGGCGCTACGCACCATCGCCCGTGTGTGTGCCGGATTCGACGTCGACGGCATGCGCGCCGACATCGTCATCGCCCGCGCGGCGCGCGCCCACGCCGCGTGGTGCGAGCGCGACCGAGTGACGCGTGAGGACATCCGCATCGCCGCCCGGTTCGCGCTGTCGCACCGTCGCCGACGCGGGCCGTTCGACCCGCCCGGCCTCGACGAGGAGCTGCTCGACCGGCTGCTCGACGAAGAACCCGAACCGCCGACCGACCCCGAATGCCCCGACGATCCGCAGCCCCCGTCGGGTGGTTCGGACGACGACCCGAACGGCGAACCGGGTGACGGTGACGACGCGCCTGACAACGACGACGACGGGCCTCCGCCGGCTGGCTCGCAGCAGCCACCGGCATCGAGCGATCGGGCGACTGAGTCCTCGTCGGATTCGGTTGATCCGCAGCACGATTCGCCGTCCGATGCGGAGGAGTCCTCCCAGGAGCAGCCGTCCTCCGAGCAGCGAACCGGCGCAGCCGCCGCCGTCGGCACGGCCTCGGCGGGCACGCCGTACCGTCCGCGCCGTTTCGAGGTGCGCGGTGTCGGTCGCGGTGAGGCCGGTCGGCGCAGCGCGGCCGAGACGACGCGCGGACGCGTCATCGGTGTCTCCCCGACGACGACCGGCCGCGTCCACGTCACGGCCACCATCACGAGCGCAGCGTCGCGTCGCACCGCGGGGACGCGGGGCCGCCTCGACATCGCGGCGCACGACGTCCGTCACGCCCGGCTGCGGGGGCGCGAGTCGAATCTCGTGCTGTTCTGCGTCGACGCCTCCGGTTCGATGGCGGCGCGCAAACGCATGGACGAGGTGAAGACGGCTGTACTGTCGCTGCTGCTCGATGCGTACGAGCGTCGCGACAAGGTCGGGCTGGTCGCGTTCAACGGCGCCGACGCGCACGTCCTGCTCGCCCCGACGTCGTCCGTCGATCGGGCGGCCGCGGCACTGACACAGCTACCGCACGGCGGACGCACGCCCCTCGCGGAAGGGCTCACGCTGGCCGCGAGCACCCTCGAACGTGAACGCCGCCGCGACCCGCGCCGTCGCGCGCTCGTCGTCGTCGTCACCGACGGGCGCGCCACGAGCGGGCCCGATGCCCTCGCTTGCGCCCAGCGCACCGCGTCGGCGTGGCCGGGCCTCGGCGTCGACACCGTCGTCGTCGACTGCGAGAGCGGACGCTTCCGCATGCGCCTAGCCGCCGACCTCGCCCACCGCATGGGCGCGACGCACGTGCCCCTCGAGAACGTCTCCGCCTCGGGCCTCGTCGACGCCGTCGCCGCCGCTCGCGCGCCGCACGGAAAGGCCGCCTGA
- the cbiE gene encoding precorrin-6y C5,15-methyltransferase (decarboxylating) subunit CbiE, whose product MIEVVGIEDGGWALLPAHLRQLVTDADVVVGGRRHLELLPQVEGQERRTWPRPLRDGLRELLFHADDHAHGRATSSDAHEMDDAASGRVVVLASGDPLRSGVATTLIDEFGAGAVRVHPALSSETLARARMGWAAESVDVVTTVGRSIERVRPFVTPRARLVVLCSDARGPGELAALLVQSGAPEARLTAWWHLGGPGEGSLQATAQGWPDGERDLAEPIPDLVLVCVEVPDELGAADVVGTVPGRAETWFGNDGLITKRDVRAAALARLRPTRGALLWDLGAGSGAVGIEWALAAPDARTVAVERDAVRAERARENARALGVDHRVDVVEASVHDVAVHGAQHPDGTACGPCRDGAARATSDARHSAPDAVFFGGGLSAEAVDAALAALRPGGRLVAHAVTLESESILLDAWRTHGGDLTRLAVEHLEPLGRLHGWRPARAVVQWSYAKDLT is encoded by the coding sequence ATGATCGAGGTCGTCGGCATCGAGGACGGTGGGTGGGCGCTGCTGCCCGCCCACCTTCGGCAACTCGTCACGGACGCTGACGTCGTCGTCGGCGGGCGACGGCACCTGGAGCTGCTGCCGCAGGTGGAGGGCCAGGAGCGCCGCACGTGGCCGCGCCCGTTGCGCGACGGGCTGCGCGAGCTCCTGTTCCATGCCGATGACCATGCCCATGGGCGCGCCACGTCGTCCGACGCCCACGAGATGGACGATGCCGCGTCCGGGCGCGTGGTCGTGCTCGCCTCCGGCGATCCGCTGCGCTCGGGTGTCGCGACGACGCTCATCGACGAGTTCGGTGCGGGCGCCGTTCGCGTCCATCCCGCACTGTCGAGCGAAACCCTCGCGCGCGCCCGGATGGGGTGGGCGGCCGAGAGCGTCGACGTCGTGACGACGGTGGGCCGCAGCATCGAGCGAGTGCGCCCGTTCGTCACGCCCAGAGCGCGACTCGTCGTGCTGTGCTCCGACGCGCGCGGCCCGGGCGAGCTCGCCGCGCTGCTCGTGCAGTCGGGAGCACCGGAGGCGAGGCTGACGGCGTGGTGGCACCTCGGCGGGCCCGGGGAAGGGTCGCTACAGGCCACCGCCCAGGGGTGGCCCGACGGGGAACGCGACCTCGCCGAGCCGATTCCCGACCTCGTCCTCGTCTGCGTCGAGGTGCCCGACGAACTGGGCGCGGCCGACGTCGTCGGGACGGTTCCGGGCCGCGCCGAGACGTGGTTCGGCAATGACGGGCTCATCACGAAACGCGACGTGCGGGCTGCGGCACTCGCGCGATTGCGCCCCACGCGCGGCGCGCTGCTCTGGGATCTCGGCGCCGGCTCGGGGGCCGTCGGCATCGAATGGGCGCTCGCCGCGCCCGATGCTCGCACCGTCGCCGTCGAACGCGATGCCGTACGCGCCGAACGCGCCCGCGAGAACGCCCGCGCCCTCGGAGTCGATCATCGCGTCGACGTCGTCGAGGCGAGCGTCCACGATGTAGCCGTCCACGGCGCGCAGCACCCCGATGGCACCGCCTGCGGCCCCTGCCGTGACGGCGCCGCTCGCGCCACGAGCGACGCCCGTCACAGCGCTCCCGATGCGGTCTTCTTCGGTGGCGGGCTGAGCGCTGAGGCTGTGGACGCTGCCCTCGCGGCTCTACGCCCCGGTGGCCGCCTCGTCGCTCACGCCGTCACGCTCGAGAGCGAGAGCATCCTCCTCGACGCCTGGCGCACGCATGGCGGCGACCTCACGCGCCTGGCCGTCGAACACCTCGAACCCCTCGGCCGACTGCACGGCTGGCGCCCCGCGCGCGCCGTCGTCCAGTGGAGCTACGCGAAGGATCTGACATGA
- the cobM gene encoding precorrin-4 C(11)-methyltransferase — MTVHFIGAGPGAADLLTLRAVRLIESSQVCLYAGTYLDDAVLAHCPPGARRVDTQHLTLDEIIDEIVAADALGHDVARLCSGDPSVYSAVAEQGRRLDAAGIAWDVCPGVPAYAATAARVGRELTVPEVTQSVVLTRAQRDSTPMPAGEELANFARTGATLVLHLAIRHTRRLAHELAEHYGTDCPVVVGSQVSSPDELILRGTLADIADQVEDAGLRQAAVILVGPALAAHGFAESHLYSCSRERT; from the coding sequence ATGACCGTTCACTTCATCGGTGCCGGCCCCGGCGCCGCCGACCTGCTGACGCTGCGCGCGGTGCGCCTGATCGAGAGTTCGCAGGTGTGCTTGTACGCCGGCACCTACCTCGACGACGCCGTCCTCGCCCATTGCCCGCCGGGCGCGCGCCGCGTCGACACACAGCACCTCACCCTCGACGAGATCATCGACGAGATCGTCGCCGCGGATGCGCTGGGGCACGACGTCGCGCGTCTGTGCTCGGGCGACCCTTCCGTCTACAGCGCCGTGGCCGAGCAGGGCCGTCGCCTCGACGCAGCCGGTATCGCCTGGGACGTCTGCCCGGGCGTGCCGGCCTACGCGGCCACAGCCGCGCGTGTCGGACGCGAGCTGACGGTGCCCGAGGTGACGCAGTCGGTCGTCCTGACGCGTGCACAGCGCGATTCGACGCCGATGCCGGCGGGTGAGGAGCTCGCGAACTTCGCGCGGACGGGGGCGACACTCGTGCTCCACCTCGCGATCCGTCACACGCGGCGGCTGGCACACGAGCTGGCCGAGCACTACGGCACCGACTGTCCTGTTGTCGTGGGCTCGCAGGTCAGCAGCCCCGACGAACTCATCCTGCGCGGCACGCTCGCCGACATCGCCGATCAGGTCGAGGACGCCGGGCTGCGGCAGGCCGCCGTCATCCTCGTCGGGCCTGCGCTCGCGGCCCACGGCTTCGCCGAGTCGCACCTCTACAGCTGCAGCCGCGAACGAACGTGA
- a CDS encoding precorrin-2 C(20)-methyltransferase: MTGSLWCVGVGPGDPELITRKAARLIETADVVAYHRAGHRPSTARAIAADLIPDGVVEEELVYPVTTGEIDHPGGYHGAMAAFYLECAERLGAHLEAGRSVVLLAEGDPLFFGSSMYVHDLLAERFDAHVVPGVTSVSAASAGLSTGLCRHEDVLTVLPGTLPVTEMARRLADTDAAVIMKLGRTFANVREALAQAGLLERAWYVERASRDGERLLPVTQVDPSHVPYMSLVVVPGLDRRADAAGRASGSASSSSRTAMQRVPGVLPAAATSERSGEPGTVFVVGLGPGPDAWLTPEAADVLGRVSYVIGYAPYVARVPTRDGLVRLPSGNTVEVDRGTQALELAQDGHDVAVVSGGDAGVFGMASAVFEARERPENAALASVPVHVVPGVTAAHAAAALAGAVLGGDHALISLSDRLKPWDVIDARLRACARADVAMAFYNPRSASRPHQFAQALAVLREELPGDRPVVVARHVGREQEALEVTSVAALDPETIDMGCLVIVGSQGTRTTADGRVWTARYVPTR; encoded by the coding sequence ATGACGGGCAGCCTGTGGTGCGTCGGCGTCGGCCCCGGTGACCCCGAACTCATCACCCGCAAGGCCGCTCGGCTCATCGAGACCGCTGACGTCGTCGCCTACCACCGCGCCGGTCATCGTCCGAGCACCGCACGCGCCATCGCGGCCGATCTCATCCCGGACGGCGTCGTCGAGGAAGAGCTCGTCTACCCCGTGACGACTGGTGAGATCGACCATCCCGGCGGCTACCACGGTGCGATGGCGGCGTTCTACCTCGAGTGCGCCGAGCGCCTCGGCGCCCACCTCGAGGCCGGACGCAGCGTCGTCCTGCTCGCCGAGGGCGACCCGTTGTTCTTCGGTTCGTCGATGTACGTCCACGACCTGCTCGCCGAGCGTTTCGACGCCCATGTCGTGCCCGGGGTGACGTCGGTCTCCGCGGCGTCCGCAGGCCTGTCGACAGGGTTGTGCCGGCACGAGGACGTGCTCACCGTGCTGCCCGGCACCCTCCCCGTCACCGAGATGGCGCGCCGCCTCGCCGACACCGACGCCGCCGTCATCATGAAGCTGGGCCGCACCTTCGCGAACGTGCGCGAAGCACTCGCCCAGGCGGGCCTGCTCGAGCGCGCCTGGTACGTCGAGCGGGCGAGCCGTGACGGTGAACGCCTCCTCCCTGTCACACAGGTCGACCCGTCGCACGTGCCGTACATGTCGCTCGTCGTCGTGCCCGGGCTCGATCGACGCGCCGACGCCGCCGGCCGCGCGTCGGGAAGCGCGAGCAGTTCGAGCCGGACCGCGATGCAGCGAGTCCCCGGCGTGCTGCCCGCCGCAGCGACGTCCGAGAGGTCGGGCGAGCCCGGAACCGTGTTCGTCGTTGGGCTCGGGCCCGGCCCCGACGCCTGGCTGACGCCCGAGGCGGCTGACGTCCTGGGGCGCGTCTCGTACGTCATCGGCTATGCGCCTTACGTGGCCCGGGTCCCCACACGCGATGGCCTCGTCCGGCTCCCGAGCGGCAACACGGTCGAGGTCGATCGCGGCACCCAGGCCCTCGAACTGGCGCAAGACGGGCACGATGTCGCCGTCGTCTCTGGGGGCGACGCCGGGGTGTTCGGGATGGCGTCGGCCGTCTTCGAGGCGCGCGAGCGACCCGAGAACGCCGCACTCGCCTCGGTGCCCGTGCATGTCGTTCCCGGCGTGACGGCGGCGCACGCCGCGGCCGCGCTGGCCGGAGCCGTGCTCGGTGGCGACCACGCGCTCATCTCGCTGTCCGACCGCCTCAAGCCGTGGGACGTCATCGACGCGCGTCTGCGCGCCTGTGCCCGCGCCGACGTCGCGATGGCGTTCTACAACCCCCGCTCGGCGAGCCGCCCTCACCAGTTCGCCCAGGCGCTCGCCGTGCTGCGTGAGGAACTACCAGGCGATCGCCCCGTCGTCGTCGCACGTCATGTCGGCCGCGAGCAGGAGGCCCTCGAGGTGACGAGCGTGGCCGCGCTCGACCCCGAGACGATCGACATGGGTTGCCTCGTCATCGTCGGCTCCCAGGGCACCCGCACCACGGCGGACGGGCGCGTGTGGACGGCGCGATACGTCCCGACGAGGTGA
- a CDS encoding precorrin-8X methylmutase yields the protein MTDIAPPTRRYDYERDGRAIYRESFATIRREVTLDHLPEGVHRAAVRVAHAAGDVGVIDEIAGSTDVGEAALAALRAGAPVITDSHMLAAGVTRSRLPADNDVICTLREPQVPALAQAWSTTRSAAAASLWAPHLDGAVVAIGNAPTALFHLLEMLLDGAPRPAAIVGMPVGFVGSAESKVALAEHRLDDGSQIPWLTVHGRRGGSAMAAAAVNALATEQEIL from the coding sequence ATGACCGACATCGCTCCCCCGACCCGCCGCTACGACTACGAGCGTGACGGGCGTGCCATCTATCGCGAGTCGTTCGCGACGATCCGTCGTGAGGTGACGCTCGACCACCTGCCCGAGGGCGTCCACCGTGCTGCGGTGCGGGTCGCGCATGCCGCAGGCGACGTCGGCGTCATCGACGAGATCGCCGGCAGCACGGACGTCGGCGAGGCCGCTCTCGCCGCGTTGCGCGCCGGCGCGCCCGTCATCACCGACTCGCACATGCTCGCCGCGGGCGTGACGCGCAGCCGACTGCCCGCCGACAACGACGTCATCTGTACGCTGCGCGAACCGCAGGTGCCGGCGCTCGCACAGGCCTGGTCGACGACTCGCTCGGCCGCCGCCGCGTCGTTGTGGGCACCGCACCTCGACGGCGCCGTCGTCGCCATCGGCAACGCCCCGACGGCCCTGTTCCACCTGCTCGAGATGCTGCTCGACGGCGCCCCGCGCCCGGCTGCGATCGTCGGGATGCCCGTCGGTTTCGTCGGCTCCGCCGAGTCCAAGGTCGCTCTCGCCGAGCATCGTCTCGACGACGGATCACAGATCCCCTGGCTGACCGTCCATGGGCGCCGGGGAGGCTCAGCCATGGCTGCGGCCGCCGTCAACGCCCTCGCGACCGAGCAGGAGATCCTGTGA